The Juglans microcarpa x Juglans regia isolate MS1-56 chromosome 8D, Jm3101_v1.0, whole genome shotgun sequence genomic sequence ATAACCTGTAATGGCTCAATTTGTATGAGAAATGCATTTATTTCCAAATCATTAGCAACTTTACTTCCTATTCTTACCTCTTCATTATAGCCTAACTATTTCTAAGAGTGTTATTGGCCACATATGTTCATTAAATTAGTATATTTTCTCTAATGGGTGGGAATAGCATAGaatgattttcatgatcatCTTTTTCAACAAGCATCTGTGCTAAAACAGAGTAAAGCCAATTGCTGTGGGACCAATTAATTGATCATTTTAAACAACTTTGAAAGTTTAAAGTTGTATCTTTGTGGGATATTCTTCTGTCTTTTTACaacaaagtcatcatcattttaAACCAGGTATCGAATATAGGAATTGAGTACTCataataattttgttcttttttaattaaataaacatgCACCGTATGGGAATTTTAGAGTTTGGATACTTCTTTATCAATTTCCAGACGTGGGAATAGCACAGaatgattttcatgatcatCTTTTCCAACAAGCATCTGTGCTAAAACAGAGTAAAGCCAATTGCTGTGGGACCAATTAAttgatcattttaatttaaagttcTATCTTTGTGGTATATTCTCATCTACGAAATCAAACAAGGCGTCTCTGCTTACGCCTACTGTTGGAGAAACGGGACGGTTGGTaggagtatagaccatgtggcTTGGCCTATACTCCAACCAACCATCCCAAGCATAGACTAAAGCATTTTGAAAATTGATCCAAAGCCATATCAAACAGAACAATCAGCACAACAAGCCATTTCACACCATGTTGataacaatttatattttagtataatGACTTTATCATAGAGCTATATATACTCTAGCAATGAAATCTGATCTTTAAGAATTAATTTGACCTTTTTGGTTCTGGGACACTGTCtgcaaaaacaatttaaacttcCTCGTCTTTAGAAGATTTAAAACTAGTTGATACAGAGTAGTTAAGGATCCGCTATGGGAATCTAATAGGCATTTTGGGGTTTTCTTAAGGGAATGAAGGCTGCAGCCAAATAATGTTGACTTGAAATGATCTTCATTTCGACTCACACTGCTTTTAAAAATGGATGAATTAATGATATCCCAACTCGCCCATGTTGGTCACTGATGATTACCTTAGATTGCTGGTAGGATTTCCTATTAAAATGTGTccgttctctcttttttctttctgttttagtttctttctatataccaaaagaggagaaagaaacCGGCGGTGGCATTTTCCAAAATTAGCTTGCATCTCTATCCTTTTTTTGACATTGCCCTATTCTATGCCCCATGACCTTGGTGATGCTCGATATAACATATTCCTTGACATATTGACTTCTGTGACCTTTGCTTAAAGCAATATTGACTTGTTATTGGAGTATTGCTCTTGTTGGATGAGAAAAAACACAACCACATTGATGCAAAGAATATGATTGCTCAAATGGTGGTATACTTTCGAGTAAGGTTGTCATTTCTTCAATATCCGGTATCTCTCTCTAGAGTATATGTACTTGGAAACTGAGATATAGATTTTTGGATTTACCTCATACGGACttcttttatagatttttttaataatctgtCTTGTCTAGGATGCTTTGGTGAGACTTAATGATGTCATTATACAAGAGAAATCAGATGGGaaatccaaaataatatatctcaGTTATTAAAGATTTTAATGATGTCATTAAAGAAGTGCCAAGGTGAGACTTAATGATGTCATTATACAAGAGAAATCAGTTTCTGGTCCATTCCTTTAGCTCAAGTTCTTACCTGGGTTCAATTTTTATTCAGATGGGAAAAGATATTGAAGTTTCATGTAGCAGTGAGAGAACATACAAGCACTTGTGCAGCAGTGGGAGGAAACAACTCTGGGGGGCCATCATATTTGCCAAAACCTGTCAACTCCATTCAATGCATCCAAATCAGAGTGAAGAAACTCTTCCAGTAATCACTGAAGCAGTCAACAGAAAACTGGATAAGATGATCATAGAAGGAGATTTTCTAGTGCTAACCACAGCATTTCAAAAACGCCCACATAAACTTCGTTTCTCATAGACCATATATGTTGATACCAATCACTGACATTTGCTAATTGCTGGAATTTCCATCGACAAAAACTCATGATATCTCAGTTGGTGTTGTTTTAGCTATAAATTATTCTTAGGGGTTCTAGCTGATTATTCATATCAAGAGCCTTTGCATAATTTCAAGATGATCCCAGGCATGTGGAGAACGTACGTTAGACCCGATTTAGAACAAGTTAGTGCAGGGTAACCTAACTATTTCAGGCAGTTTCAGTAGCTTTAGTACTTGTGCAAAGTTTGAATGTGACCCCTGCAGTGCTAGTATATGTATGGTTTTGGTCCGAGTTTTGCAGCATTTGTGTAATCTGGCAAAGGCATTTGTGTAATCTGGCAAAGGCATTTGTGATAAGAAAGGAAGTATGAAATAAAAATCCCACCACATTTGAATAGTCTCAACACTCCACATGCATAACGGGCAAGCTTATGAGCTGCATATTCCCCTCTCTATACACATGGTTAGCTGAAACAACTCTTAAGTTTATAAGCTTCAGTGTATAAAGCGCCTTAAAAAGAGTCCACCATATTGTTTTGTTGTAGACATTGTATCAACAGCAAGCAATCACTCCCAACAATTATATTAGAAATACCCATAGTGAAACACAGTTGAAGGCCTCGAAATACTGCCAGGAGCTCTATTACTTCTGGATTTTCAACCTCAAACTCAACTTTACTAGCTGCCATTAAGACCTGCCCATGTTCATCTCTCAAAATAACACCAGTCCCATCTTTCTGAAGATCCATGAACATTGCCCCATCTGTATTAAGCTTCAGACTAGCCTCTGGGGGTGGTTTCCAACCAAAATGTGCTCGGAGCTGCACCTGAACTTTAACTAACACTGCTTTATAACTGTGCTTCAATGAGATCTTGAATCACCATGAGAAATGGGGAGGTCGACCTAGACCCGAGTGTCAACTTTCTGCGTTTAGGGAGGTGGTTGATGTGTGTTCTCTTAGGGATATGGGGCATCGAAGGAATAAATTCACTTGGAACAACCGAAGGGAAGGTTCTCACTGTAGTAGATGGATAAAATGACAAAGTCCTAAAACCAAgttcctataaaaataaataaataaaataaagactatataaaaaaaaatattaatcataaGACTTAACTTAGATATGTTAGTGAGTGCCGAATAGAAGAAAGACAGAAATGAGCAACCATATGTTTAGGGAGTTAAAAAAGAGacgaaaaactaaaaaattaggCGATTGTGCTATTTAACAGTCAGTGTCGGTCATAAGGTGCAATGTGCGAataggatgatgaatatttttgtaGACTTTGGTTACTTCTTTATCAATTTCCAGACGTGGTATAGCATAGaatgattttcatgatcatCTTTTTCAACAAGCATCTGTGCTAAAACAGAGTAAAGTCAATCGCTGTGGGACCAACTTGATCATTCTAAACAActttgaaagttaaaagttcTATCTTTGTGAGATACTCTTCTTATCTTTTTACATCAAAGTCATCATCTAATAAAAATCAATGGACCGAAttgaacatcttttttttttttttcaaaaagtatcAACTTGCTTTGAGACCAAAGTGATTACTTTAAGGACGGCAATGGGCCAACGAAATGAAAACATACATTGAATTGTGATTAAGCAGCAATTAATAAAATGGAAATAACAAATATCCCTTCTCATTTCAACCAGGTAAGCTGCATCAATCCACTCAGGCCCCAGCAGGAATAAATGCTCCCATTGTATTCACAATACCTCTTTTCCATGACCTGCTATATCACTGGATTTCCATGACATTTCATACACAACCTTCTCATGATCTTTTGTTTTACCACTTCGTGTTACCAACATCATGCATTAGAGAATCAGTAGTACTGCTGAGTTGTAATCAGGCTTAATTACGTGCATACACCGTTACTTCTTCCATGGCCTTGCAaggagcttcttcttcttcttcctttttttctttcaccgACCGCTGGGCATACGATGTATTCTTGAGTTTTAGAGGTGAAGATACTCGCAATAATTTTGCTACCCATCTATATGATGCTCTAGATCGAAAGGGAATCAACACTTACATAGACTATGAACTTAGAAGAGGAAAGGAAATTTCACAGGCACTTCTCAAAGCTATTGAAGAATCGAGAATTGCGATCATTATACTCTCTCAAAACTATGCATCATCCACATGGTGCTTAGACGAGCTGATGAAGATCCTTGATTGTAATAAAACATGGCAACAAATCATTCTTCCTGTGTTTTACAACGTAGATCCATCAGAAGTACGACATCAAAGAAAGAGTTTTGGTGAAGCATTTGCAAAACATCAACATAGGTTTAATGATGACATGAAGGTGCGGAGGTGGAAGGAAACACTCGAAGAGGTGGCCAACTTGTCCGGGTTTCATTTAGGGAACAGGTGCTACTTAATTCTAATGATCATTGTGTGACTTCAGAATTaaactcttctttttctttttttttttgcagtagATGACGAaataccttatatatatatatatatatatattagcaatttcactatatttatttgtatgttatgTTACTGTCTCTTTTCATTTGAAGAGTCCATCTCATTGATTGTTTCTTATGATCTTCTCTATTGGTAGGAACGAATCTGAATTTATCAACGAAATTGTTGAAGAGGTTTTGAGAATAGTAAATCGTATATACTTAAGCGTTGCCAAGTATCCAGTTGGAATAGAATCTCatataaaagatattaattTGCTTCTAAGTATTGGGATGAATGACATACGCATGATAGGGATCCTTGGAGTTGGTGGAATTGGAAAGACAACCATCGCCAAAGCAATCTACAACTCAATTGCTTATCAGTTTGAAGCTAGCTGTTTTCTTGCAAATATTCGAGAAACTTCAAATCGAGAGGGTGGTCTAATGCACCTGCAGGAGACACTTCTTTATGAGATCTTAGGAGACTCTAAGAATTTCAAAGTTGGTAGTGTTGATAGGGGAATCAATGTGATAAAGCATAGGCTCTGCTCTAAAAAGATTCTACTGATTCTTGACGATGTGGATAAGTTGGTCCAATTAGAAACTCTAGCCGGAGATCATGATTGGTTTGGTTTAGGAAGTAGAATCATCATAACAACAAGAGATCAAAATTTATTGACTAGTCATGAAGTTGATTCAACATACATGATGAATGAGTTGGATCACGACAAAGCTCTTCAGCTCTTTAGTTTACATGCCTTCAAGAGAGAAAAGCCTATTGATGATTATGCAGAACTAACAGAAGATGCAGTAAGATATGCAGGGGGTCTTCCACTAGCTTTAACGGTTCTAGGTTCAGATCTAAAAGGTAGAAGCATACATCAATGGAAAAGTGCATTGGATAAGCTCAAGAGAATTCCTAACAAAGATATTCAAATGATACTTAGAACAAGTTATGATGGATTGGATGATAATGAGAAGGATATTTTCCTTGATATTGCTTGtttcttcaaaacaaaagatgTAGATTATGTCATCAAAGTATTAGATAGTTGTCGTTTCTTTCCAGATGATGGCATTCAAAGGCTCATGGATAAGTGTCTCATAAGTGTTGATGAGAGTGGAAAATTGTGGATGCATGACTTGCTACAAGATATGGGTAGAGAAATTGTTCGACAAGAATCACCTAAAGAACCTGGCAAACGTAGTAGATTATGGTTTCATGAAGATGTTCGTTATGTACTAGAAGAAAATACGGTAAGAGagtaaatgaagaaaacaagactaattttactttttttatgagCATCTTCCATTTTCATTTATGAACAGGTTTCAATGATATGCAGATTTTGAAGAgacattaaatttttatattttgaatgtgATTAATTGTTTTTGGAAActcaaatattagaaaaaattactcaatttgaaaaatattagcagaaaagcaagatataaaGACAGTCTAGGTGTGAGTTAATTTGCTAATACATGTTGTATATGTTGTTGCCCTAGGTAACAAACAAAATTGAAGGGATATTGATAGATTTGCCAGAACGAGACTTGATATGCTTAGATTCCAAAGCATTCATGAAGATGAAAAGActcagaatatttataaatcgCAATGCATGTTTATCTGGAGGGCCTAATTACCTTTCTAATGAGTTAAGCTTGCTTGATTTGGGTGAATGCCCTTTGCAATCTTTGCCATCCAATTTTCATGGAAAAAAACTCATCGACTTTCAGATCCGTAGTAGCCTCATAAAAGAATTGGGGGAGGGAATCAAGGTAAAACTTATgttctcaatatttttcttttcaatttagttttgaacttctttgaatctaatttctcttcttttttttttactgatctGCAGAATTTTCAGAACCTGAAGTTTATGAGTTTCTATGATTGTAAATTCCTAACAAAAATTCCTGATATCTCAAGGATCCCAAATTTAGAGGAACTGTATCTTCGTAATTGTGAAAGTTTAATTGAAGTTCATGATTCTGTTGGTTCCCATGATCATCTGACCTCTTTATCATTCTTCGGATGCTCAAGCCTTAAAAGTTTTCCAAGAAGCCTCAGGATGAGATCTCTAGAATCTCTTGTCCTTGAAGATTGTTCAAGCCTTCAAAGTTTTCCTGATATTGAGTGTGAGATGGAATGCTTAAGATTCATTAAATTCGACCAAGCTCCTATAAAAGAATTGCCTTCATCCATTGGGTATCTCACTGGCCTGCAGGATGTATACATAAAAGGCTGTAAAAACCTTATGCATCTCCCAACTAACATTCTTGAGCTGCAGCATTTACGCAATCTTTGTGTCGAAAATTTTTCAGAACTTGTTAAGCTTCcaaagaaggagaaggagaaggagaaaagaTGTTCCACGCCCTGTGTCATGTCAACAGAAGAATGTGAAATTTCATCAAATGAAGAACTGCTCTCAAGGCCGCCACCTCCATTGCCAGCACTAGAATATTTGAATCTCTGTGATTGTGTCCTATCAAAGTCTGACTTCTTTACAGCATTTAATTTCTCATCCACTTTGGAAACTTTAGAACTGTCAAGGAGTGATATCGTTATTCTTCCAGCAAGCATCAAAAGATTTGTTGGATTGAAGTGCCTTATGTTGTTGGATTGCAAGCAACTTGAACAAATTCTAGAACTTCCACCAAATATAGAAGAGGTGTTTGCCAGTGGATGCATTTCATTGAAAACCTTTCCGGAAGtatcaaaaaaatttgagtTCAATACAAGCACCTTACCATCACTACATTGGATTGACTTGTCTGCATGCAATAAAATGCTTGTGAATATCAGGAATCATGTCACGAATCCTTCTTTGGttgaggtctctctctctctctctctctctctctctctctctctctctctctctaatacgTATTTGTGTATGCCATTAATGTTTATGGGTTGTATTActgaaagttataataatattcattcaacAGGGACAACTTGAGGAGGCACTTTTAGGTGGAATTATTTTTCCGGGGAATAGGATTCCAGACTGGTTTAGCCATCGCAAAGAGGTTTCAAACAGTGAATCTTGTGAAATACAAATTAATGGACCCTTGTATCTGGATCAGATCAAAGGAATTGCTTTGTGTGCTGTTATTGGACCCATTATTGGGATCACCCAGCCAGATACACCCCCTGCTGATATTAGTGCTAAGATCATTGGCAATGGAGTCGAAAGGTTCCTTAGAGAAAGAACAATTCCTTCAATGGATCATGTTTGGCTAGAGTACTCCATGCTGGAATCTTTTAACCAAAAGGAGAACAGTTTGCGAGTTGAGTTTTATTGTGAATCAAAGATGGTGTTCTTTAAAAGTTGCGGGTTGCATCTGATAAACAAGCTCGAAGAAAATGTGCAAGTTCACCCATGTGTGCTCCCTAATTGTGTTGATGTCGAGATTGAAGATTCAGTGGCCTCAATGGCTGGTATTCAAGTTACTAAGAGACTCCGTGATGGTGATGATTACAGCTTGGAATCCAATTGGTACCCACAACAGAAGAGTGTAAAATCCACTCATGATGCCGCTGATCTATAGAATGAAACTGATTTTGTCATAGAATTGCTGGTTGTTTTAAGAATGTCATTAACGAGGATGAATAACTTTAGCCCCCTCATTATCTATGTTGATCAGATTGCCTAATAATTTTCGTATAACCCAACAATGTTGACAAAGCTGCGCACCAACCTACATCCTCTGTCAGCAACTGATATCAACTAATGGCAGAAGTTTGGAGGATGACTCTTTCTATAACATATTCCTCCGCTAtcaataaagaaataaagagtaatGGTTTATACAAATTTCGAACAGTCTCTttctaaaaaatagtgaatcCTATCATGAagagtgttaaaaaaatctatttttttttttaatagactacTTTTTTAACAAAAGATTTAAACAAGACTTATCCAtctgaaattttatatttagaaattaGTGTGCAAAGCACACCTTTTATTTAATTGACATGATAAGACTtgatttgtaaagaaaacttaaaattaaaatatctaattaatttggCAGTTTGGATTTGGCAATTTGGAAGAGCCAGGAAGTACTGACAAATTACTAAAACCAAGCATctaattaaattactttttatgtGTAATTTATTCCAAGACATCTGCTTTTATGCTTTTCAAAAGCATCTGCTTTGTAAAAGGTTCTGTTGATGTATTCCAAGACATCTTCTGTTATGCTTTTCAAAAGCATCTGCTTTATAAAAGGTTATGTGGGTGATTTATTCCAAGACATTTGCTTTTTTGCTTTACAAAAGATGCTGTGTGATTTATTCCAATTAGTTTTCTTTGAAAGGAAGTTGCTGcgtttttgtatatatattactaacTAGTATGACCAAGTTGTTCTACGAGGACTAGTTCAATGGCTTTCCATGGTggctcttcctcttcctctttccCTAGTTCTGCTTCTTTAAGTCCTCAGTAGACTTACGATGTGTTCATTAGCTTTAGAGGTGAAGATACCCGCAATAATTTTACTGCCCGTCTACACAATGCTTTGCATCGAAAGGGTGTGATCACCTACATTGATGATAAGCTTAGAAGAGGAGAGGAAATTTCACAAGCACTTCTTAGAGCCATTGAAGAGTCAAGAATTTCAATAACTGTACTCTCCAAAAACTATGCATCATCCACTTGGTGCCTGGATGAGTTAACGAAGATTCTAGAGtgtagaaaaacaaaatagcaaATGGTTTTACCagtattttataacgtagatcCATCGGAAGTACGACATCAGACAAAGAGTTTTGGAGAAGCATTGGCGAAACTTGAAGAAAGGTTCAAAGATAGTGCGAGAGTGCAGATGTGGAAGGCATGCCTAAAAGAAGTGGCCAATTTGTCAGGGTGGCAGTTAGAAGGGAACAGGTACTTCTAACCATTCTTGTCTCTCATACAAGAAATTTACATATTCTGTTCAATTTCACACCATATACAATGCATGTCCGCTCTTGGACTAGAGAGCAGGAAGTTAAAAAGAGATTAATTCGATTCAAATTCTGAGACAAATCCATCCTTCATCCTGGATCTGGGGGTCGAAGTTTcctcttctctgttttttttcctgtcttttttgttttgccTTTCATCTATTCACATTTTCTTGTGGAGGCGTCAACAAAGTGAAGTTTAATAGCGCATATAAGACTACCATTGTCATCTATTATTGGAGAAAAGATGACACTAGATCACgttcttatttcttttcataagtGTTACTCATTTGATGTTTTGGTATTGGTAGGAATGAATCCAAATTTATTCAAGAAATTGCTCAAGCAGTCACAAGAATAGTAAATTGTACATACTTGAATGTTGCCAAGCATCCGATTGGAGTAGAATCTCGTGTACATGCCATCAATATGCTTCTATGTGTTGGGATGAATGACATACGCATGATAGGAGTCTTTGGAGTTGGTGGAATTGGCAAGACAACAATTACCAAAGCAAACTGCAACTTGAATGCTTATCAATTTGAAGATAGTTGTTTTCTTGCAAATGTAAGAGAAACTTCAAAGAGGGAGTGCGGTCTTGTCCAATTACAAGAGAAGCTTCCTTATGACATCTTAGGAGACTCAAGTTTGAAGGTTGACAATGTTGATAGAGGAATCAACATCATAAAAGAGAGGCTTTGCTGTAAAAGGATTCTTTTAGTTCTTGATGATGTAGATCAGTTGGCCCAGTTAGAAGCATTATCTGGAGAAAgtggttggtttggtttgggaAGTAGAATCATCATAACAACAAGAGATAAACATTTACTAACCAAACATAAAGTTGATTTAACATACAAGGTGAAGGAAATGGATCACAATGAAGCTCTTCAGCTCTTCAGTTGGCATGCCTTCAAAAAAGACAAGCCCATTGATGGGTTTGTACAACTCTCAGAGCATGCATTGCGTTGTGCTAGAGGCCTTCCACTAGCTTTAGTAGTGCTTGGCTCAAATCTATATGGTAGAAGTTTGCATGAATGGAAAAGCGCATTAGATAAGTGCAAAAGGCTTCCTAACAAAAATATACACAACATACTTAGAATCAGTTATGATGATCTGGATGACAATGAGAAGGATATCTTTCTTGACATTGCATGTTTTTTCAAAGGTGAGGATGCAGATTATGTCGTTAAAATATTAGACAGTTGTGGGTTTTTCCCTGATATTGGGATCAGAGTTCTTACTGATAAGTCTCTTGTAACTATTGAAGAGAATAACAGATTGGTAGGGGGTCTTCCACTAACAGAACTAACAGAAGATGCAGTAAGATATGCAGGGGGTCTTCCACTAGCTTTAACGGTTCTAGGTTCAGATCTAAAAGGTAGAAGCATACATCAATGGAAAAGTGCATTGGATAAGCTTAAATTGATAAGAATAtgtagatttaatcatttatattccTTTTACATGCTCACTCATGTGTAGGTCAGACTCCCCCTCAATAAATAGGCCTAACACgtaaaatattgaattaaataGGTAAAGTGTAGAGTCAAAACTTAAACTCAAAACTTTtctttgataccatgtgaaaaTATAACCTCTCGTCTCAAAAGCTTAAGCCTAATAGAAGtggtagatttaattatttatatttatcgtAACAAAGATTGGGCCAATCATTATATCCAAACAACATAGACAATTGGTTAAAATTGAGTTTaccttattatttaaaaaaaatcaatttattatatatgtacgtacaaATGTGTATGATACATGCCTTAGGTTTATGTGACAGCTTATTATTACAAAGAGTTGATACCGATAAGgtcaaattgttttttttttttttcaatttttttatacattatttttatactcttaaatatttttaaaaaattcacaatatcattaaaatattttttcttaattattaagtaaaaaaaaggaaaaaagatagATTCAATCGATAGCCACCATGACTTTTGTCGATGGATAAAGTATTATcctattacaaataatataagattttattgtattttgttttcgtTGGCAAGCCACACGATTTTGATCCTGTGAATTAAATAAAGTCGTTGCATTCAAAGTTTCTCGGTAAGTCTACTTGCATCCCTTTACACGTTTGCAAATTCAAGTCCTACTGCGTAAAACAAACGTCCAGATCTCACACCCATTCATTTTCTGCATGTATGAACTCAAGACTTTAGTAATTTTATAGAAGTTGTCAGTACGAATAGAGAAGACTTTGAGAAGTCTTTTGACTCATGATAGAAGTTGTCATATCGGGAAAATTGGTGCATCGGTGGGTCCTATGGTTTACTAATTCAATTGTGTTCCATATTAATTCTCCCCGTCCTCAATGGCAATCAATGGACCAACttgaacattttttgttttttttgttttcaaaaagtaTCAACTTGCTTTGAGATTAAATTGATCACTTTAAGGATAGCA encodes the following:
- the LOC121241789 gene encoding disease resistance protein RPV1-like, with amino-acid sequence MALQGASSSSSFFSFTDRWAYDVFLSFRGEDTRNNFATHLYDALDRKGINTYIDYELRRGKEISQALLKAIEESRIAIIILSQNYASSTWCLDELMKILDCNKTWQQIILPVFYNVDPSEVRHQRKSFGEAFAKHQHRFNDDMKVRRWKETLEEVANLSGFHLGNRNESEFINEIVEEVLRIVNRIYLSVAKYPVGIESHIKDINLLLSIGMNDIRMIGILGVGGIGKTTIAKAIYNSIAYQFEASCFLANIRETSNREGGLMHLQETLLYEILGDSKNFKVGSVDRGINVIKHRLCSKKILLILDDVDKLVQLETLAGDHDWFGLGSRIIITTRDQNLLTSHEVDSTYMMNELDHDKALQLFSLHAFKREKPIDDYAELTEDAVRYAGGLPLALTVLGSDLKGRSIHQWKSALDKLKRIPNKDIQMILRTSYDGLDDNEKDIFLDIACFFKTKDVDYVIKVLDSCRFFPDDGIQRLMDKCLISVDESGKLWMHDLLQDMGREIVRQESPKEPGKRSRLWFHEDVRYVLEENTVRE